In Candidatus Poribacteria bacterium, the genomic window CGCCGTGCGCTGGGCGTACTCCTCCATCTGCACGACTTCCAGCGCTTGCGCGACGCGGCGGCGCTTCTCTGGCGCTGAGACCTTGCGGACATTCAGTCCGTACTCGACATTCTGATAGACCGTCATGTGGGGCCAGAGGGCGTAGTTCTGGAACACCATGCCGGTATTGCGCCGATGCGGGGGCACAGTGTTCATCCGGCGCTCGCGGAAGTAGAGGTCGCCGCCGTCCGGTTGATAGAATCCGGCTACCATGCGCAGGCAGGTCGTCTTGCCGCAGCCGGAGGGTCCGAGCAGGAAGAACAACTCGCCCTCGGCGATTTCGATGTCCACCGCATCGACGACGGCGGTGTCGCCGAAACGCTTCGTCACCTGCCTCAGCGAGACCGGAACCGCCATGGAGCTCCTGCCGATGTGGATTGACGATTGGACGCGAGC contains:
- a CDS encoding ABC transporter ATP-binding protein — protein: MAVPVSLRQVTKRFGDTAVVDAVDIEIAEGELFFLLGPSGCGKTTCLRMVAGFYQPDGGDLYFRERRMNTVPPHRRNTGMVFQNYALWPHMTVYQNVEYGLNVRKVSAPEKRRRVAQALEVVQMEEYAQRTANQLSGGQQQRVALARALVIEPDVLLLDEPLSNLDAKLRL